The sequence below is a genomic window from Bacteroidales bacterium MB20-C3-3.
AATGCACCAACCATGCTAATCAGCAGATAGCTAGGCGGTCTCTGGCCGGTAAGTTTATGAATTGCATTGTAGAAGATGTCAAGGAAGTCCCCGTCATACTTTAGGGAGATTGTTGTTGCCGGCATCCCTGAGAACATTGAGTTTGTCCAGAGGGCCGGATCCTGATCCGGGTGAGACTCGTTGTATGTAATAATCTCATTGGCCATCCCTCTCCAGGAGGCAATGTCGCTCTGATTTACCACCTTCCCGGAGAAGACCTGCGGGGTAAACATATATGCAAGCACATAAAACAGTGCAACTGCAGCCACATAGGGCAACCATATTTTCAGATTTTTCATATCTATTTTATCTTACAATCTCATCAAGCAGAAGAGCCAGCCTTTTCGTAAGCTCCCTTCTGGAATATATATCAATATTTCCGTCTGCAGGCGGTACCCCACCCGCAAGGTATTCGGCATACCTATCCTCAAGCCATCTTCTGCAGCCTCTCTCATCATCATAGTCAAACATTGCTCCTCCCTCACTCTCACCCAGGGCTATATCCATGTCTCCCCCCTTGGGACCAAAACCAAGTATCGGCCTTCTGGCTGCAAGATACTCAAAGAATTTTCCGGTGAGTATTCCCCTACTCTCCGGCTCCATCCCTCCGGAGAGGAGAAGTAGCTGAGACGCCATCTGAAGCTCTGTTACCTTGTCGTGAGACATATAGTCAATCCTCTCAAGATAGGGATCGAGGCCTGCTTCCTCAATTGATTTGAGTATTGTCCCGTCTGTATGCCCAACCAATCTTATTTTTAAGGCCGATGCAAATCCGGGGTCGTGTTTAGCCCACTTTGAAAGAACTCCCCACAACACTTCAGGATTCTGACTCTTAACAAAGAGACCTGTGTATGTAATTGAGAACTCTTTGTCCAGTGATGGCGCCTTCTGTTGAAAGTCAGCAGGGTCAAAACCATTTGTTATTACCGGGACTGCTCCCCCTCCCCTGACACTCTCAAGCTCCCCGGCAATTGTATTTGTTACCGTAAGCACAACATCGGCACCCTTTACAACCCCTCTCTCAAGCAAAGTGTGAAGAGCCTTTACCAGTGCCGAGTATTTCATATACTTAAATGTGAACATCTTTGTCCATGGGTCCCTGAAGTCTGCCAGCCACGGAATATTAAGTGACTTTGCCACCCCCTTTGCAATAAGATGCATTGAGTGTGGCGGACCGGTGCTTACAATTGCATCAACCGGATTCTCCCTGAGCCACCTTTTGAGGAACCTTTTTGAAGGGGCTATCCAGAGACATTTTGGGTCCGGTATGAAGAGGTTGCTTCTGATGAATAGAGATGTGCCTCCGCCGGTATTTATAAATCCGGGCTTAATGTCGCCCTTTTTCTTCCCGGTAAGGGCTCTGTATATAGAATAGGGCTCCAGAATATCTCTTCTGATTACCTGGACTCCCTCTGGAATCTCTGAAGAAAGAGAGTTATCCACAGCCATCATTTCCGGATTGGCCGGTGTGTATATTATGGGCTCCCAGCCAAAATCCCTCAGGTATTTTGTGAACTTAAGCCACCTCTGCACACCCGACCCTCCGGACGGGGGCCAGTAATAGGTGATTATTAAAACCCTCTTCATATTGGTTTTCAGAAACTACTCTTTAATAAAAATATTATACAGTGCCCTCGCAACATCTGTCTGAATATTCACAAAACCTCCCTCGTAAACAGGGTTGCATCCGTTTGTAATGAGTACTATCCCAAATTTCTTCTCAGGCTCAAAAAACATTGCACTGTAAAGTCCGTAAGCAGATCCAGTATGACCCACCATTATCTCTCCCGGGATAAAGTTCTTGCTCTGTCTGAGTGCGAGGCCGTAGGTTTCACCTTCACCAGTCTCAACCACAGGGCTCTGCATAAGGCGAGAAGTCTCTTCTAATATAATTTTTCCACCATTCTGCAATGCTCCGTAGTTCATGTGCATAATCATATATTTTGCAAGGTCTGTTGCCGATATCTTCATTCCGCCGGTAGGGCTGAAGAGCGGAGTGCTGTAACCCATCACATATCCACTATCCAGCTGTTTCGCGCGGCTTACATATGCTGCAGGCTGCGGTGCCGGAACAGAATCATAAAGAGAAACATACTTTGTTCTGTCAAGTGAGTCCGGATTGAAAGATGCATAAAGAGCCAGCGGTTCAAGAACTGTATGGCGTATAAACTGGTCAAACCTCTCCCCTGCCAGCTTTTCTGATATTGCCCCCAGAGTGTTGAAGCCAAGATTGCAATACTCATATTGTGTTCCGGGTTCGTATGGGTTGTAACTCTTTGCAAACTCTTTATTCTTTTCAGGGTTGATTACATCAAGATTGAAATAGCCCTGACTATCATTAAGAGATGATGTGTGTGAGAGCAGCATCTTAACAGTTATAACCACATCCGGAAAAGCGGGATTTCTAACAGGGAACCCTGTAAGTTCGCTTACATCCTGATCCAGATTAATAAGACCCTTCTCCATTAGTGTAAGGAGAGCTGTTGTTGTGAATGATTTTGATATTGATGCAATACGGAAAACATCCCCCTCTGCAAGGAGAGTGCTATCCTCTAAGCTTTTATAACCAAATGACTGTGTGTAGATTATCTCACCCCCCTTTACTACGGCAACGGCAAGTCCCACTGCAGAGTTTTTCTCCATTACCCTGGTCATCTCCTCTTGTGCCATCTCCTCCTTTGAGGGCGAGCAATTTGTTGTGGTCAGAACCATCACACAGATGGCTGCCATAAGTGCGGTAAATCGTAAGATTTTCATAGTCGGTATTAATTGTTTGATAATGTACAAAGATAGAGTTTTGAAGCAAAATATATCTATTTTTGTAGGAATGAAGGGCGACAAGAATATAGTGGAAACTCCTTTGATGAAGCAGTATCTCTCCATAAAGGCGAAATACCCTGATGCTATTTTGCTGTTTCGTGTGGGAGACTTCTACGAGACATTCGGCGAGGATGCAATTACAGCCTCTGCCGTGCTTGGAATTGTCCTTACAAAAAGGGGTAACGGATCTGCTCAGTTTATTGAACTGGCAGGCTTCCCGCACCACTCCATTGACAGTTATCTGCCCAAGCTGGTCAGGGCCGGATATAAAGTTGCTGTCTGTGACCAGCTGGAAGATCCAAAACTCACAAAGAAGATTGTTAAAAGAGGAATTACTGAGCTTGTAACTCCCGGTGTAGCCTATAATGAACAACTGCTTAGCCAGAAGGAGAACAACTATCTGGCTGCTCTCCATTTTGAAAAGGAGAGAGCAGGGATAGCCTTTCTGGATATATCCACTGGTTCATTCAGGGTAGCTCAGGGCTCCCTTGATTATATAGAGCTTCTGCTTGCAAGCTTTGCCCCAAAGGAGGTACTGCTGCAGAAAGGGTATAAAAAAGGATTTGAGGAGAGATTCGGAAGAGATATTTATATCACTCCTATGGATGAGTGGGCCTTTGTTCAGGATGCTGCCCGCGAAAAACTTCTTGAACAGCTTCAGGTTAAAAGTCTTAAGGGTTTTGGAATTGAGGAGCTTCCCCTTGCTGCAACCGCTGCAGGAAGCATACTCTTTTATCTTGATATTACAAGACACAGCTCCCTGGGCCATCTATGCTCTATCTCCCGCATTGATGAGGAGGAGCATGTATGGATTGACAAATTCACATTCAGAAATCTTGAGATTTTTGGGAGTCAGGCAGAGGGTGGAGCCTCTCTTGTATCTGTTGTTGACAAAAGCTCCTCCCCCATGGGAGCGCGGCTCCTGAGGAACTGGCTTGCTATGCCTGTTAAGAGTCTTAATGAGCTTAACAGCAGACACAATATTGTTGAACTTTTATATAAAGATGATACACGCCGCGCACCTCTGCGCAATATCCTCTCTGAAATAGGTGATCTTGAACGCGTCGCCTCCAAAGCTGCGGCCGGCAAAATCTCTCCGCGCGAAGCTATCCAGCTTAAAAGAGGACTGGAGCAGATGGAGCCCGTTAAAGATATCTGCAGAGAGATTGCAGCAGAGTCAATACTCCCCTTTGCTTCTGAATTAACACTTCTGTCGGAAGGGCTGGATGAGTGTTCGGCCTTAAAAGATAGGCTGGAGAGGGAGTTGCTTCCGGATCCTGCCGGGCAATTTGGAAAGGGTGATATTATTGCAGCCGGGGTAAACAGAGAACTTGACGAACTCAGACACATTGCAAGACACGGAAAAGAGTACCTTAATCAACTACAGGAGAGGGAGACAGAGCGGACAGGAATCTCTTCTCTTAAGGTTAGCTATAATAATGTCTTTGGTTACTACTTAGAGGTTAGAAATACACATAAGGATAAGGTTCCGCCGGAGTGGATCCGCAAACAGACACTGGTTAATGCAGAGAGATACATAACTCAGGAGCTTAAGGAATACGAAGAGAAGATACTTGGCGCAGAGGAGAAGATGCTCTCTATAGAACAGGCTATTTTTGCCAATCTTATCATTTCCATCCAAAATAACATTCCGGTAATACAGAAAAATTCTGCAATTCTGGCAAAGATTGATTTACTTGCTGGTTTTGCGGAAGTTGCAAAGACAAATAAATATAACAGACCAAATGTTACCGAGGGTAACTCTATAGTTATAAAAGCTGGCAGGCATCCGGTAATTGAAAAATTACTGCCGGCAGGAGAGGAGTATATTGCCAATGATTTGGAATTAGACTCAGATAACCAGCAGATTATAATATTAACCGGACCAAATATGGCCGGTAAGAGTGCACTTTTAAGGCAAACGGCCCTGATTGTCCTTCTGGCTCAGGCGGGAAGCTTTGTTCCGGCAGATGCTGCAGAGATTGGAATGGTTGATAAAATATTCACAAGAGTGGGTGCTTCTGATAATATATCACGAGGAGAGAGTACCTTTATGGTGGAGATGCTTGAAACGGCAACAATCCTGCACAATCTTTCAGAGAGATCCCTCGTGCTGCTTGATGAGATAGGAAGAGGGACAAGCACATACGATGGAATGTCCATAGCATGGTCAATTGTTGAGTATCTTCACGAGCATCCTCGTTTTAGAGCTAAAACGCTGTTTGCAACACACTACCACGAACTCAACGACCTTGAACAGACATTCTCCAGGGTAAAAAATTTCCACATCTCTGTTAAAGAGGTTGATAAAAGGGTAATATTCCTTAGAAAGCTTGTACCGGGAGGAGTTGCCCATAGCTTTGGTATCCATGTGGCCAGAATGGCGGGAATGCCTGCAGATGTTGTTAGGAGGGCAGAGAGGGTTCTAAAGCAGCTTGAATCCAAAGAGGGTCCAAAAAATGGGAAGAGACGGGTAACCTTAAATGACGATGCTGTGCAACTCTCTTTTTTCCAGCTTGATGACCCGGTCCTACTCTCAATAAGAGACGAACTTAAGGACCTGGATATAAACACAATTTCTCCACTGGAGGCTTTTGACAAACTCCGGAGTATTAAAAAGAAGACAGGACTATAACAAATTGAGAATATGATAAAGATCTACAGGAGGGTCGTAATGATCTTCAAGCTTATGCTGGAGAGTATAAGTTTCGCATTTGGATCGCTGAGGGGCGATAAATTCAGGACCTTCCTTTCACTTTTTGGAGTAAGTATTGGAATTTTCTCGATTGTTACTGTATTTACGGCTATTGATGCCCTAAAAAGCAATGTAGAATCAGGGCTGAACAGCTTTGGAGGACAAACTGTCTATGTCCAGCAGTTCCCTTTTGCTCCGCCTGAGGGTGAAGAGTACAAATGGTGGGAGTATATGAACAGACCAAGACCAAAATTTGAGGAGTATCTGTTTCTTAAGTCAAATGCAAGAAATCTTGATGCTGCTGCTTATGTTGTATTTACAAACAGAACCCTTAAGTACAAGAGAGCCTCTTTCAGCAATGGTTTTATTACTGCTGCAACACCTGAGTGGGGAGAGATTGCAAATGTAGAGATTGAAAAGGGTAGATATTTTTCACACTATGAGGCAAACTCCTCAATACCTGCTGTAATTCTCGGCTATGAGGTTGCTGCCGCACTCTTCGCAAACGGAGAGGATCCGCTTGATAAAGTTATTAAAATTGGAAGTTCAAGCGCACGGGTTATCGGTGTACAGAAAAAGGCAGGTGAGAGTATAGTAAATATTTTTGATACAGATAATTCCATTCTTATAACATACAACTTTGCCGCAACAATAATGAATGTAAAAAACACAGAGGGGATGATCTGTGTGACACCATCTGCAACAGTTGAGAGGGAGGAGTTCCTTCAGGAGATGCGCCAGCTTCTCAGGGCTGCAAGAAGGTTAAAGCCAAAACAGAACGACAACTTTGCCCTTAATGAAATGACATTCTTGCTAAATCAGACTAAAGCAATATTTGGTGGTATCAATATGGCCGGGTGGATAATCGGAGGTTTTTCAATACTTATAGGTGGTTTTGGTATTGCCAACATAATGTTTGTTTCGGTAAAGGAGCGGACAAATCTTATTGGTATACAGAAGGCTCTCGGGGCTAAAAAGTATATGATCCTTACTCAGTTTCTTGCAGAGGCTGCTGTACTGGCACTAGCCGGAGGGGCAATAGGTCTTCTGCTGGTTGGGGGTGTTGTACTTGCCCTTAAGGGAAATGAATCATTCCCTATGACACTAAGTTTTTACAATATTTTCAGGGGATTAATGATTTCATCTGTTATTGGAATTGTTGCCGGTCTTCTTCCTGCCTGGACTGCGGCTAACCTGAATCCGGTTGATGCAATCAATTCAAAATAGCATTAAATATTCTGCAAATAGCTAACAAGATTGGTGTCTCGATCAATACCCAATTTCTGTCTCAGACGCTGACGAGCTTTTTTAAGAGCCTCTTCTGACTGGAATGTTATGTTTGCTATATCTTTACTGCTCATATTCAGTTTTAGAAATGCACACAGTTTTCTTTCGTTTGCAGTAAGATCCGGGAAATTACTATTAAGCTTTTCGTAAAAAGAGCTGTGTACCTTCTGGAAAAGCAGTTCAAACTCTTTCCAGTTTGAGCTGCGGGAAATTCTTTTAAAATCTGAAATCATAGCCAGAACAACCCTTTTTCCCTCCGGTGTTATTGTATCTATAATTGATTCGAGCATTCTTACTCTCTCTGCATTTCGTTCCGAATTCTGAATTAGTTTAAGTGATGCGGCAGTCAGAGATCTCTGATTATCCTCAAGTTCCCTATTAATCCTTTCAATCTCCTGTTCAAGCAGCCTTTTTTTCTCCGTCTCCATTCTGCGGAGAGCTTCGTTTGCCTGTTTGTTAAAACGGTATAGACGGAGTATGTATAATGCAAGCAGCGACACAAGGATAAAACTTACAGAAAGAGTTAAGATAATTGCATACTGCTGTTTTCTTTTAGCTGACTGAACCTCATCCTTTTTACTCTGCTCTAAGGCTATCGCCTGCCTCTCTTTTTCAAATCTGTAAGTGTACTCCAGCTCTGTAATTTTCCTGACATTGTTTTCGTTAAATATCTTATCACTCAACTCCTTATATAGTTGATTGTGGATATACGCACCTTTAAAGTTGTTTGTTTTCGCATAAATCTCTGCAAGCAGATAATGTGAATCTTTTTCAGTCTCAATAATTTTAAGATTTTTTGCTATTTCAAGACTGCTTCTTGCATAGTCGAGGGCGCGGGAAAACTCCTTTTGATCATAATATATTATAGCAATCTGTAACTTTGCTAAGCTTTCAGATGACTTCATTCCATTCTCCTCTGATAAGCTTAGTGCCTCCTGATAAATCTCAAGAGCCTTTTGCTTTTCTGACTGTTTATAATAAAACAGCCCTGTGTTAAAGAGGATGTTAATCTGAAGAGAGAGAACTTTCAAATCCTTACTAATAGCGAGCGCTTTCCTGAGGTACTCCATTGCTTGCTCATTATTAGTTTGAATATAGATAAGCCCGATATTGAGCAATCCGCCTGCCAGGGCATGTTTATCTCCGGCTTTCCCGGCAATTTCTATTACTTTTTGGTTGTATTCAAGTGCCTTTTCGTAGTTCTTCTGGGTAAAATATATACTGCCTATACTAACAAGACTTTTGGATACAGCTTTAATCTCCTGCATCTCTTCGCGAATTTTTAATCCGTTATGCAAACACTCAAGAGCAAAAGGGTAGTTACCCTGTGTTGTATATATATTACCCATAGAGTTATAGCATATAGCTGCTCCGTTTTTATCTCCGGCTTTCAGCAGAGCTTGCAGGGCTTCTTTATAACCACCTAAAGCCATCTCAACCCTGCCCATGCGGTTATAAGCCTGTGAAATATTAATAAGATATTTACCAAGCTCTTGAAAATCATTAAGCTCTTTTGCAATATCAATAGCTTTCTGAAAGAATATAATTGCGATAGAGTCCCGGCCGGTTACTCCGAAAACAGTCCCAACAGCATTTGTATATTTGCCTGACCCCTGCTTATTATTAATCTTCTCAGCTATCGCCAGCGCACTTTCAAAAAGGGTAAGCGAGCCATTAGGATCAATTTCCATACTCGCCATTCCCTGTAACCATAAACTCTCTGCCCTCCCTTTTTCAAACCCCAGCTCTTTTGCAAGTTTAAAGCTCTCTTTTGCATATAACCTTGTCTTCTCTTTGTTGCTGAAATATGCTTCGTAGGCAACTTCGTTAAGAATATTAACCCTTGTAGTATCCCTGGTTTTATGATTATTAAGCCGGTTTTCTAGACTATCAATTTTTGCTGTACGACCAGTTACAGTGAGTGTGAACAAAACGAGATAAACAACCAAAAGGTTGACGATACGAAAGATTCTTAATAGCATCTGATTATGGGTAAAAAGGAAAAAGCAGGCAATTATACTAAAAATTTTCTGCTTGTCCACTTTTTGTCCCCCTGCTTTTAGTTA
It includes:
- a CDS encoding glycosyltransferase gives rise to the protein MKRVLIITYYWPPSGGSGVQRWLKFTKYLRDFGWEPIIYTPANPEMMAVDNSLSSEIPEGVQVIRRDILEPYSIYRALTGKKKGDIKPGFINTGGGTSLFIRSNLFIPDPKCLWIAPSKRFLKRWLRENPVDAIVSTGPPHSMHLIAKGVAKSLNIPWLADFRDPWTKMFTFKYMKYSALVKALHTLLERGVVKGADVVLTVTNTIAGELESVRGGGAVPVITNGFDPADFQQKAPSLDKEFSITYTGLFVKSQNPEVLWGVLSKWAKHDPGFASALKIRLVGHTDGTILKSIEEAGLDPYLERIDYMSHDKVTELQMASQLLLLSGGMEPESRGILTGKFFEYLAARRPILGFGPKGGDMDIALGESEGGAMFDYDDERGCRRWLEDRYAEYLAGGVPPADGNIDIYSRRELTKRLALLLDEIVR
- the mutS gene encoding DNA mismatch repair protein MutS — protein: MKGDKNIVETPLMKQYLSIKAKYPDAILLFRVGDFYETFGEDAITASAVLGIVLTKRGNGSAQFIELAGFPHHSIDSYLPKLVRAGYKVAVCDQLEDPKLTKKIVKRGITELVTPGVAYNEQLLSQKENNYLAALHFEKERAGIAFLDISTGSFRVAQGSLDYIELLLASFAPKEVLLQKGYKKGFEERFGRDIYITPMDEWAFVQDAAREKLLEQLQVKSLKGFGIEELPLAATAAGSILFYLDITRHSSLGHLCSISRIDEEEHVWIDKFTFRNLEIFGSQAEGGASLVSVVDKSSSPMGARLLRNWLAMPVKSLNELNSRHNIVELLYKDDTRRAPLRNILSEIGDLERVASKAAAGKISPREAIQLKRGLEQMEPVKDICREIAAESILPFASELTLLSEGLDECSALKDRLERELLPDPAGQFGKGDIIAAGVNRELDELRHIARHGKEYLNQLQERETERTGISSLKVSYNNVFGYYLEVRNTHKDKVPPEWIRKQTLVNAERYITQELKEYEEKILGAEEKMLSIEQAIFANLIISIQNNIPVIQKNSAILAKIDLLAGFAEVAKTNKYNRPNVTEGNSIVIKAGRHPVIEKLLPAGEEYIANDLELDSDNQQIIILTGPNMAGKSALLRQTALIVLLAQAGSFVPADAAEIGMVDKIFTRVGASDNISRGESTFMVEMLETATILHNLSERSLVLLDEIGRGTSTYDGMSIAWSIVEYLHEHPRFRAKTLFATHYHELNDLEQTFSRVKNFHISVKEVDKRVIFLRKLVPGGVAHSFGIHVARMAGMPADVVRRAERVLKQLESKEGPKNGKRRVTLNDDAVQLSFFQLDDPVLLSIRDELKDLDINTISPLEAFDKLRSIKKKTGL
- a CDS encoding tetratricopeptide repeat protein yields the protein MDKQKIFSIIACFFLFTHNQMLLRIFRIVNLLVVYLVLFTLTVTGRTAKIDSLENRLNNHKTRDTTRVNILNEVAYEAYFSNKEKTRLYAKESFKLAKELGFEKGRAESLWLQGMASMEIDPNGSLTLFESALAIAEKINNKQGSGKYTNAVGTVFGVTGRDSIAIIFFQKAIDIAKELNDFQELGKYLINISQAYNRMGRVEMALGGYKEALQALLKAGDKNGAAICYNSMGNIYTTQGNYPFALECLHNGLKIREEMQEIKAVSKSLVSIGSIYFTQKNYEKALEYNQKVIEIAGKAGDKHALAGGLLNIGLIYIQTNNEQAMEYLRKALAISKDLKVLSLQINILFNTGLFYYKQSEKQKALEIYQEALSLSEENGMKSSESLAKLQIAIIYYDQKEFSRALDYARSSLEIAKNLKIIETEKDSHYLLAEIYAKTNNFKGAYIHNQLYKELSDKIFNENNVRKITELEYTYRFEKERQAIALEQSKKDEVQSAKRKQQYAIILTLSVSFILVSLLALYILRLYRFNKQANEALRRMETEKKRLLEQEIERINRELEDNQRSLTAASLKLIQNSERNAERVRMLESIIDTITPEGKRVVLAMISDFKRISRSSNWKEFELLFQKVHSSFYEKLNSNFPDLTANERKLCAFLKLNMSSKDIANITFQSEEALKKARQRLRQKLGIDRDTNLVSYLQNI
- a CDS encoding ABC transporter permease, translating into MIKIYRRVVMIFKLMLESISFAFGSLRGDKFRTFLSLFGVSIGIFSIVTVFTAIDALKSNVESGLNSFGGQTVYVQQFPFAPPEGEEYKWWEYMNRPRPKFEEYLFLKSNARNLDAAAYVVFTNRTLKYKRASFSNGFITAATPEWGEIANVEIEKGRYFSHYEANSSIPAVILGYEVAAALFANGEDPLDKVIKIGSSSARVIGVQKKAGESIVNIFDTDNSILITYNFAATIMNVKNTEGMICVTPSATVEREEFLQEMRQLLRAARRLKPKQNDNFALNEMTFLLNQTKAIFGGINMAGWIIGGFSILIGGFGIANIMFVSVKERTNLIGIQKALGAKKYMILTQFLAEAAVLALAGGAIGLLLVGGVVLALKGNESFPMTLSFYNIFRGLMISSVIGIVAGLLPAWTAANLNPVDAINSK
- a CDS encoding serine hydrolase domain-containing protein; translation: MKILRFTALMAAICVMVLTTTNCSPSKEEMAQEEMTRVMEKNSAVGLAVAVVKGGEIIYTQSFGYKSLEDSTLLAEGDVFRIASISKSFTTTALLTLMEKGLINLDQDVSELTGFPVRNPAFPDVVITVKMLLSHTSSLNDSQGYFNLDVINPEKNKEFAKSYNPYEPGTQYEYCNLGFNTLGAISEKLAGERFDQFIRHTVLEPLALYASFNPDSLDRTKYVSLYDSVPAPQPAAYVSRAKQLDSGYVMGYSTPLFSPTGGMKISATDLAKYMIMHMNYGALQNGGKIILEETSRLMQSPVVETGEGETYGLALRQSKNFIPGEIMVGHTGSAYGLYSAMFFEPEKKFGIVLITNGCNPVYEGGFVNIQTDVARALYNIFIKE